A window of the Molothrus ater isolate BHLD 08-10-18 breed brown headed cowbird chromosome 16, BPBGC_Mater_1.1, whole genome shotgun sequence genome harbors these coding sequences:
- the ABAT gene encoding 4-aminobutyrate aminotransferase, mitochondrial, producing MASMLLSRQLTCSLQQNSRLLVFGHRYISQAAAKIDVDFDYDGPLMKTEVPGPRSRELMKKLNGIQNAEAVHFFCNYEESRGNYLVDVDGNRMLDLYSQISSIPIGYSHPSLIKLLQQPQNLSTFINRPALGILPPENFTEKLKESLLSVAPKGLSQVMTMSCGSCSNENAFKAIFMWYRNKERGHNNVTKEELESCMINQPPGCPDYAMLSFMGGFHGRTLGCLATTHSKAIHKLDIPSLDWPIAPFPRLKYPLEDFVKENQQEEARCLEEVEDLIVKYRKKKKIVAGIIVEPIQSEGGDNHASDDFFRKLRDIARKHGCAFLVDEVQTGGGCTGKFWAHEHWGLDDPADVVTFSKKMMTGGFFHKEEFRPNAPYRIFNTWLGDPSKNLMLAEVIKVIKTEDLLNNATHAGKALLTGLLDLQARYPHLISRVRGRGTFCSFDTPNDATRNKLITIARNKGVVLGGCGDRSIRFRPTLIFKDHHAHLFLNIFSDILANFK from the exons atggCGTCAATGTTGCTTAGTCGACAGCTTACCTGTTCCCTGCAGCAAAACTCCAGACTCCTGGTATTTG GACACAGGTATATCAGTCAAGCTGCAGCTAAAATTGATGTGGATTTTGATTATGATGGACCTCTGATGAAGACAGAAGTTCCTGGACCACGATCTAGA gaatTAATGAAGAAGCTGAATGGCATTCAG aatgcAGAAGCTGTGCACTTCTTTTGCAATTACGAAGAGAGCCGAGGGAATTACCTCGTAGATGTAGATGGCAATCGTATGTTGGATCTCTACTCTCAGATTTCTTCCATCCCAATAG GTTACAGCCATCCCTCTCTGATAAAGCTTTTACAGCAGCCCCAGAACCTG AGCACTTTTATCAACAGACCTGCCCTAGGCATTTTACCTCCAgagaactttacagaaaaaCTGAAGGAGTCTTTGCTATCA GTGGCTCCTAAGGGTTTGTCACAGGTGATGACCATGTCTTGTGGATCCTGCTCTAATGAAAATGCCTTTAAAGCAATATTCATGTGGTACAGA AACAAGGAGAGGGGCCATAATAATGTCACAAAAGAAGAACTGGAATCCTGCATGATTAACCAG CCTCCTGGCTGCCCTGACTACGCCATGCTCTCCTTCATGGGCGGCTTCCACGGCAGGACCCTGG GTTGCTTAGCTACAACTCACTCTAAAGCAATTCACAAACTGGACATCCCCTCACTGGACTGGCCTATTGCTCCATTTCCAAGGCTAAAATATCCCCTGGAAGACTTTGTGAAAGAGAATCAACAGGAAGAAGCCCGTTGTTTAGAGGAG GTGGAAGACCTGATTGTAAAgtacaggaaaaagaagaagattGTGGCTGGAATCATTGTGGAACCAATACAGTCAGAGGGTGGGGACAATCATGCTTCAGATGACTTCTTCAGAAAGCTAAGAGATATTGCCAGGAAG CATGGCTGTGCTTTCCTGGTGGACGAGGTGCAGACAGGAGGCGGCTGCACAGGAAAATTCTGGGCACACGAGCACTGGGGCCTGGATGACCCAGCTGATGTGGTCACATTCAGTAAGAAGATGATGACAGGAGGATTTTTTCACAAAGAGGAGTTCAGGCCAAATGCT CCCTACCGGATTTTTAACACCTGGCTTGGAGATCCATCCAAGAACCTTATGCTTGCTGAAGTCATTAAGGTTATTAAAACAGAAGACCTTCTAAACAATGCAACCCATGCTGGGAAAGCACTGCTGACTGGGCTGCTGGATTTGCAG GCTCGTTACCCCCATCTCATCAGCAGAgtgagaggaagaggaacaTTCTGTTCATTTGACACTCCAAATGATGCAACTAGAAACAAGTTAATTACAATAGCCAGAAACAAAG GTGTTGTCCTGGGAGGCTGTGGAGACAGATCCATCCGTTTTCGTCCCACGCTGATCTTCAAGGACCACCACGCGCACCTCTTCCTGAACATTTTCAGTGACATCTTAGCAAACTTCAAGTAA
- the TMEM186 gene encoding transmembrane protein 186, translating into MAAAWLCSVRTTACTAAPAGRSLQKELWTRPWRREAARLPWIAASWQGLQSQAQRAHGVRSYLRRLREPSVCLSHLAPAAVVQQKAVDGRTEEFKLVYRFPGIKYCRVLSRLKLLQTATSVIMLPPICYLYLQGQVSQNILLYTTGIAVFAGAMLYGMSYFFRRIIGFIYLSETGQTVRVAHLTFWGRRNDIYCPIETVVTLDEVGDSKDELLQQFKRYNSTDTLYFTIKYGQIVDRQKFAQIFGEFV; encoded by the coding sequence GCTTGGCTCTGCTCAGTCAGGACTacagcctgcacagcagcacctgctgggaGATCGCTACAGAAAGAGCTCTGGACAAGGCCATGGAGAAGGGAAGCTGCTCGCCTGCCCTGGATTGCTGCTTCGTGGCAGGGTTTGCAGTCACAAGCCCAGCGAGCTCATGGTGTCAGGAGTTATCTCAGGAGACTGCGAGAGCcgtccgtgtgtctgtcccaCTTGGCCCCTGCTGCTGTGGTCCAGCAGAAGGCTGTGGATGGGAGGACAGAAGAGTTCAAACTGGTGTACAGGTTCCCAGGGATAAAATACTGCAGGGTCCTGTCGAGACTGAAGCTGCTGCAGACTGCCACCTCCGTGATCATGCTGCCTCCCATCTGCTACCTCTACCTGCAGGGCCAGGTGTCCCAGAATATCCTCCTCTACACAACTGGCATCGCTGTCTTTGCTGGGGCAATGCTGTATGGTATGAGCTACTTTTTCAGAAGAATTATTGGATTCATCTACTTAAGTGAAACTGGACAAACTGTCAGAGTGGCCCACTTGACATTTTGGGGAAGACGTAATGACATTTACTGTCCCATAGAGACAGTGGTGACTTTGGATGAAGTTGGAGATAGCAAGGATGAGCTCCTTCAGCAGTTCAAGCGATATAACAGTACAGATACTTTGTATTTTACAATTAAGTATGGCCAGATTGTAGACAGACAGAAATTTGCTCAAATATTTGGAGAATTTGTGTGA